The following coding sequences are from one Terriglobales bacterium window:
- a CDS encoding aspartate kinase, which produces MGLIVMKFGGTSVGAAERIRQSAELVREAARESAVVVVVSALSGVTDAIVKALHAARNGSSSEVEARCRELDARHEAVIAELFAPAAREAASAAARAGVARLGEVCSGVLQLRTSTPQVHDMALSLGEEVSAQLCALYLAQLGLACDYVDAARVVVTDDRFGEAAPDLDATRRKARQVLLPLLDSGRVPVVTGYRGATATGQLTTLGRGGSDYSATLLGAAIGADEVWIWTDVDGVLTADPRVCPNAATLAEITFGEAVELSYYGAKVIHQRAIRPCMEAGIPVWIKNSFQPDAAGTRITTTGQAGSSPVKAVTAVTRASLVTLSTRWDVHFAEVFGRLLLRLAHEHVDVLFTTQSSSENALGLVLRERDTDVVVHAIKRLFRTELKHGVLNPIGVERDVAVVAVLGQAMKGVPGILARLFGAIARRNVSVIAVAQGASELNICFAVPSASAGDVVQAVHEEFFGSKQDALVETGAARAAAGTLFT; this is translated from the coding sequence AGCGCCGTCGTGGTTGTCGTCTCGGCGCTTTCTGGCGTGACCGACGCCATCGTGAAGGCGCTGCACGCGGCGCGCAACGGCTCGAGCAGCGAGGTCGAAGCGCGATGCCGCGAGCTCGATGCTCGCCACGAGGCGGTGATCGCCGAGCTCTTCGCGCCCGCGGCCCGGGAAGCGGCCAGCGCGGCCGCGCGCGCCGGCGTGGCTCGCCTGGGTGAAGTCTGCTCCGGCGTGCTGCAACTGCGCACTTCCACGCCGCAGGTGCACGACATGGCGCTGTCGCTGGGCGAGGAGGTTTCGGCGCAGCTCTGCGCGTTGTACCTGGCGCAACTCGGCCTAGCGTGCGATTACGTGGACGCGGCGCGCGTGGTGGTCACCGACGATCGCTTCGGCGAGGCCGCGCCCGACCTGGACGCCACCCGCCGCAAAGCCCGCCAGGTGTTGCTGCCGCTGCTGGACTCCGGGCGCGTTCCCGTGGTCACCGGATATCGCGGCGCGACCGCCACGGGCCAGCTGACGACACTGGGACGCGGCGGCTCCGATTATTCCGCCACGCTGCTCGGCGCGGCCATCGGCGCCGACGAAGTCTGGATTTGGACCGACGTTGACGGCGTGCTGACCGCCGACCCGCGCGTCTGTCCGAACGCCGCCACGCTGGCGGAGATCACGTTCGGCGAAGCCGTGGAGCTTTCCTACTACGGCGCGAAGGTGATCCATCAGCGCGCCATCCGGCCATGCATGGAAGCGGGCATTCCGGTGTGGATCAAGAATTCATTCCAGCCCGATGCCGCGGGCACGCGCATTACCACCACCGGACAGGCGGGCTCGTCGCCGGTGAAGGCGGTCACGGCGGTCACGCGCGCGTCGCTGGTCACGCTGAGCACGCGCTGGGACGTGCACTTTGCCGAGGTTTTCGGACGGCTGCTGCTGCGGCTGGCGCACGAGCACGTGGACGTCCTGTTCACCACGCAGTCGTCGTCGGAAAACGCCCTTGGCCTGGTGCTGCGCGAGCGCGATACGGACGTGGTGGTGCACGCCATCAAGCGCCTGTTCCGCACCGAGCTGAAGCACGGCGTGCTGAATCCGATCGGCGTGGAGCGCGACGTTGCCGTCGTCGCGGTGCTCGGCCAGGCGATGAAAGGCGTGCCGGGAATTCTGGCCCGACTGTTCGGAGCGATCGCGCGGCGGAACGTCAGCGTGATTGCCGTGGCGCAGGGCGCCAGCGAGCTGAACATCTGCTTCGCCGTGCCGAGCGCGTCGGCGGGAGACGTGGTGCAGGCAGTCCATGAAGAGTTTTTCGGGAGCAAACAGGACGCGCTCGTGGAGACCGGCGCGGCCCGTGCCGCGGCCGGGACGCTTTTCACGTGA